A single window of Mugil cephalus isolate CIBA_MC_2020 chromosome 1, CIBA_Mcephalus_1.1, whole genome shotgun sequence DNA harbors:
- the LOC125007331 gene encoding secreted frizzled-related protein 5, protein MPSCSASLVLFLLLAGPNSPLALSTGRVRAGRDGHLRAEGRIRPGMKEKGRDKASLAENRETGVGDTHVSKLGAAEGDGEVWEDSGTTANLRSTLSLSEGGLWETRSSSRCVPIPSGMALCQNIGYDTMRMPNLLGHESPAEAVQQSASWLPLLARECHPDARIFLCSLFAPLCLDRFISPCKSLCESVRDSCAPIMSCYGYPWPEILRCDQYPADHLMCISSVTNTTVGGRRVPQASCRDCELEETSSLKDTLETFCRSDFVVKLRLTRLKYSPVSLSQFSLAANLEVLKHGPLLGGQIRSRIELWLERDATCVRNMTRQHPRGGTFLVTGTVQGERLVVNKAYAWQRRDKDLMAAARKWKRHRCRN, encoded by the exons atGCCTTCCTGTTCAGCCTCACTAGTACTTTTCCTTCTGCTTGCTGGGCCTAACAGCCCATTAGCACTGAGTACTGGCAGAGTTAGGGCAGGGCGGGATGGACATTTGAGGGCAGAGGGTAGGATTCGACCTGGGATGAAGGAAAAGGGCAGGGACAAGGCAAGTCTTGCAGAAAACAGGGAAACAGGAGTTGGAGATACTCATGTCTCCAAACTAGGAGCAGCAGAAGGTGATGGTGAGGTGTGGGAGGACTCTGGAACTACTGCTAACCTCAGGTCCACACTTTCTCTCAGTGAAGGTGGACTATGGGAAACCCGCAGCTCCTCTCGCTGTGTCCCAATCCCGTCGGGCATGGCCTTGTGCCAAAACATTGGCTACGATACCATGAGGATGCCCAACCTGCTGGGCCACGAGTCTCCAGCTGAGGCTGTACAACAGAGTGCCAGCTGGTTGCCACTACTGGCCAGAGAGTGCCACCCTGATGCCCGCatcttcctctgctctctctttgCTCCCCTCTGCCTTGACAG GTTTATTTCACCCTGCAAGAGTTTGTGTGAGTCTGTGCGGGACAGCTGCGCCCCAATCATGAGTTGCTATGGCTACCCCTGGCCAGAAATTCTGCGGTGTGACCAGTATCCTGCAGACCATCTCATGTGTATCTCCTCCGTCACCAACACCACTGTGGGGGGGCGTAGAG TGCCCCAGGCAAGCTGTCGGGATTGTGAGCTGGAGGAAACCTCCTCTTTAAAGGACACATTGGAAACATTTTGCAGGAGTGATTTTG TTGTGAAGCTGCGCCTGACAAGACTCAAATATAGCCCAGTGAGTCTATCTCAGTTCTCACTAGCTGCTAATTTGGAGGTCCTGAAGCACGGACCCCTGTTAGGTGGGCAGATCCGCTCCCGCATTGAGCTGTGGCTCGAGAGGGATGCCACCTGTGTGAGGAACATGACACGCCAACACCCGCGTGGCGGTACCTTCCTGGTGACAGGCACGGTACAGGGGGAGCGACTGGTGGTCAACAAGGCTTATGCCTGGCAACGGCGAGACAAGGATCTGATGGCAGCTGCACGCAAATGGAAACGTCACCGATGCAGGAACTAG
- the LOC125007323 gene encoding transmembrane prolyl 4-hydroxylase-like, whose amino-acid sequence MEDVQGNLVEQDESDGCDKPSGLPFNPRLRSTRLQIQRSSVCSRAYFVVVMVFFHVYILNVIALLLYVHYNNGPGDLVSGDESSSPPVRDSESNLPHPAPTSRELHVEDYSQSFRLPRIEGIRVGHVQQVSLVPDRTHEMKTLSLKPLLFEIPGFLSEEECRLVVQLAQLKGLMDSQTTPPSQGQEESNQPLLTLSTEEVFSLLDLNQDGFLQKQEIVSHSRSQDGTWLSPDNLRQILTSLEACPEGMLTLGDFRRVYDVSQRPGRQRIGKLHSQFKQRSKHTWLYQGPGSHHVLHTLRNRVISLTRLPSALVELSEPLQVIRYEHGDFSHAHHDSSPSHSETTCAHTRLAGNTSALTEVSCRYLTVLFYLSSTEEGGETTFPVADNRTYEEQALVQNGVDLTDTQETCGRGNLRIKPTAGTAVLWYNHLSDGRGWMGELDEYSLHGDCPVRRGVKWVANSWVNVDPDYQQQARYQRLVAQRHQAKSGMEDHYQSLSHSDLHQDL is encoded by the exons atggaagacgTTCAGGGAAATTTAGTGGAGCAGGACGAGTCCGATGGCTGCGACAAACCATCAGGGTTACCTTTCAATCCCAGGCTTCGCTCCACTCGACTGCAGATCCAGAGGAGCAGTGTCTGCTCTCGGGCATATTTCGTGGTGGTCATGGTTTTCTTTCATGTGTACATCCTGAATGTCATCGCCTTGCTGCTCTACGTGCACTACAACAATGGCCCCGGGGACCTGGTCAGTGGAGACGAAAGCTCCTCGCCTCCGGTCAGGGACAGTGAAAGCAATTTACCCCATCCTGCTCCAACTTCAAGAGAGCTACACGTGGAGGACTACAGCCAGAGTTTCCGTCTTCCTCGGATTGAGGGGATACGG GTTGGACATGTTCAGCAGGTGTCCCTTGTCCCTGACAGAACACATGAGATGAAGACACTCAGCCTGAAGCCTCTGCTATTTG aaatcCCTGGCTTCCTATCAGAAGAGGAGTGCCGTTTGGTGGTGCAGCTGGCTCAGCTTAAGGGGCTGATGGACAGCCAGACGACACCACCCAGCCAGGGACAAGAGGAGTCAAACCAGCCACTGCTTACTCTCAGCACAGAAGAGGTCTTCAGCTTGTTGGACTTAAACCAAGATGGGTTCCTTCAGAAGCAAGAG ATTGTGAGTCATTCACGTTCTCAAGATGGAACTTGGTTGAGTCCAGACAATTTGCGGCAGATACTGACCAGCCTGGAAGCGTGCCCAGAAG GGATGCTAACCTTAGGAGACTTCAGGCGTGTTTATGATGTATCTCAACGTCCAGGACGACAGCGCATCGGGAAGCTCCATAGTCAGTTCAAACAGAGAAGCAAACATACCTGGCTCTACCAAGGCCCAGGGTCTCACCATGTGTTGCACACACTCAGGAACAG agtAATCAGTTTGACACGTCTGCCCTCTGCGTTGGTTGAACTGAGCGAACCGCTGCAGGTGATACGCTACGAGCACGGAGACTTCAGTCACGCTCACCACGACAGCAGCCCCTCCCACTCGGAGACGACCTGTGCTCACACACGACTGGCAGGAAACACATCTGCTCTCACAGAGGTCTCCTGCAG GTATCTTACTGTGTTATTCTACCTCAGCTCTACAGAGGAAGGTGGTGAAACCACCTTTCCTGTGGCAGACAATCGTACCTATGAGGAGCAG GCACTGGTCCAGAATGGAGTTGATTTGACAGACACCCAAGAGACATGCGGCAGAGGGAATCTGAGAATAAAACCTACTGCCGGGACAGCTGTTCTCTGGTACAACCATCTCTCTGATGGTAGAG GTTGGATGGGTGAGTTAGATGAGTATTCCCTGCACGGTGACTGCCCAGTCAGGCGTGGGGTGAAGTGGGTGGCCAACAGCTGGGTGAATGTGGACCCAGATTACCAGCAACAGGCTCGCTACCAGAGACTAGTTGCCCAGAGACATCAAGCCAAGTCAGGCATGGAGGACCATTACCAGTCTCTCTCGCACAGCGACCTACATCAGGACCTTTAG